A stretch of the Acidimicrobiia bacterium genome encodes the following:
- a CDS encoding VOC family protein: protein MPPTAPADLGSVVERFDHLSVAVWDITAARRLVDLMGGEVKDGGDASAKGFRWIQFDLPGSCRLEMIQPLDRADSNNFLVRFLERHGEGVHHVTLKVSDIHQAIERAANAGFDVVGVDLAGANWKEAFLHPKSAHGVVIQLAEWVDLDDLPGLTVEHVAAGIPDRYV, encoded by the coding sequence ATGCCTCCCACGGCGCCGGCGGATCTCGGGAGCGTGGTCGAGCGGTTCGATCACCTCTCCGTCGCGGTGTGGGACATCACTGCGGCCCGCCGGCTCGTCGATCTCATGGGAGGGGAGGTCAAGGACGGCGGCGACGCCTCCGCCAAGGGGTTCCGCTGGATCCAGTTCGACCTTCCCGGCTCCTGCCGGCTCGAGATGATCCAGCCGCTCGATCGGGCCGACTCGAACAACTTCCTCGTGCGCTTCCTGGAGCGCCACGGCGAGGGCGTCCACCACGTCACTCTCAAGGTGAGCGACATCCACCAGGCCATCGAGCGCGCCGCCAACGCAGGTTTCGACGTCGTGGGAGTCGACCTGGCAGGCGCCAACTGGAAGGAGGCGTTCTTGCATCCCAAGTCGGCACACGGAGTGGTCATTCAACTGGCTGAGTGGGTCGACCTCGACGACCTGCCCGGTCTCACCGTCGAGCACGTCGCAGCCGGGATTCCGGACAGGTACGTCTGA
- a CDS encoding amino acid ABC transporter permease, with translation MTQLKPLEPDPSAPNPQAAGIDLDFDEFPYWLVGMLLIIAAMVFAVVASDTYQDAFAAILPGLTLTLVTTAVSFVIALALGLVIGLGRMYRYEGSNHLLRLVSIAIRNLCTLYIELVRGIPFIVFIFIVAFVFTRDIAELIDLPTRQIRAAWRGSAALALFYAAFIAEVIRAGVQSVSHGQREAGRAVGLKNRQVLRFIILPQAIRNTLPALGNDLIALMKDTALLSILAVRELTQLAGIYVGASFRVREGYFVLTIFYIVLTLLLSLLLRWYERRIQIPGQIR, from the coding sequence ATGACACAGCTCAAGCCGTTGGAGCCCGATCCGTCGGCGCCCAATCCGCAAGCTGCAGGCATCGACCTCGACTTCGACGAGTTCCCCTACTGGCTGGTCGGGATGCTCCTCATCATCGCGGCCATGGTGTTCGCCGTCGTGGCGAGCGACACCTATCAGGACGCCTTCGCCGCAATCCTTCCCGGGCTCACGCTGACGCTCGTCACGACGGCGGTGTCGTTCGTCATCGCCCTGGCCCTCGGCCTCGTCATCGGGCTCGGCCGCATGTACCGCTACGAAGGATCGAACCACTTGCTGCGGCTCGTCTCGATCGCGATCCGCAACCTGTGCACGCTCTACATCGAGCTCGTGCGCGGGATCCCTTTCATCGTGTTCATCTTCATCGTGGCCTTCGTGTTCACCCGCGACATCGCCGAGCTGATCGATCTCCCCACTCGCCAGATCCGGGCGGCGTGGCGAGGAAGCGCCGCCCTGGCGCTGTTCTACGCGGCGTTCATCGCAGAGGTCATCCGGGCCGGCGTGCAATCGGTGAGCCACGGGCAGCGGGAGGCCGGCAGGGCAGTGGGGTTGAAGAACCGACAGGTGTTGCGCTTCATCATCCTCCCGCAGGCGATCCGCAACACCCTGCCGGCGCTCGGCAACGATCTGATCGCGTTGATGAAGGACACCGCGCTCCTCTCCATCCTGGCGGTCCGGGAGCTGACCCAGCTCGCCGGTATATACGTCGGCGCATCGTTCCGCGTCCGCGAGGGGTACTTCGTGCTCACGATCTTCTACATCGTGCTGACGCTCCTTCTCAGCCTGCTGCTGCGCTGGTACGAACGGCGCATCCAGATCCCCGGCCAGATCCGCTGA
- a CDS encoding ABC transporter substrate-binding protein has protein sequence MIGRKRVATALVLSLAMLAGACGDDGGGDGATTTAAGGATTTAAGATTTAAAEELPLAGQTVTVGVENAYLPFNYIPVGETEGQGWDYDAWAAICDILGCTAEFVEAGWPAVLDQVAAGEIDTAADGISITDERKEILAFSDAYMVVEQKFIARLDDDRFADSDALIADTSAKIGTQVGTTNFDLAVELAGEDRVEAYQDFAVAVQALIDGDVDAVIIDDAAGLGYVGVNADQLVTLDGALQSDPLGFIFPLDSELVAHVNAALQQLKDDGTLEELGRKYFTDAFAITYDDIEEVGG, from the coding sequence ATGATCGGAAGAAAGAGGGTTGCAACTGCCCTCGTCCTGTCGCTCGCCATGCTTGCAGGGGCTTGCGGTGATGATGGCGGCGGTGACGGTGCGACGACCACCGCAGCCGGCGGGGCGACGACCACCGCGGCCGGGGCGACGACCACCGCAGCAGCGGAGGAGTTGCCGCTCGCCGGCCAGACGGTGACCGTCGGTGTCGAGAACGCCTACCTCCCCTTCAACTACATCCCCGTCGGCGAGACCGAGGGCCAGGGTTGGGACTACGACGCTTGGGCCGCGATCTGTGACATCCTCGGCTGCACCGCCGAGTTCGTCGAGGCAGGCTGGCCGGCAGTGCTCGACCAGGTCGCCGCCGGAGAGATCGATACCGCTGCGGACGGGATCTCGATCACCGATGAGCGCAAAGAGATCCTCGCGTTCTCCGACGCCTACATGGTGGTCGAACAGAAGTTCATCGCGAGGCTCGACGACGATCGGTTCGCCGACTCCGACGCCCTCATCGCCGACACCTCGGCGAAGATCGGGACCCAGGTCGGGACGACGAACTTCGACCTGGCCGTCGAGCTCGCCGGCGAGGACAGGGTCGAGGCGTACCAGGACTTCGCCGTGGCGGTGCAGGCGCTCATCGACGGTGATGTCGACGCCGTCATCATCGACGACGCCGCAGGCTTGGGCTACGTGGGGGTGAATGCCGATCAGCTCGTGACGCTCGACGGAGCGCTCCAGAGCGATCCGCTCGGCTTCATCTTCCCGCTCGACAGCGAGCTGGTGGCGCACGTGAACGCCGCTCTCCAGCAGTTGAAGGACGACGGCACGCTCGAGGAGCTCGGTCGGAAGTACTTCACCGACGCCTTCGCCATCACCTACGACGACATCGAGGAAGTCGGCGGCTGA
- the pyk gene encoding pyruvate kinase, whose amino-acid sequence MKRKTKIIATLGPAVATRERIVELVQAGMDVARLNFSHGTHEAHLQLFNWVREASDDVGRPVAILQDISGPGVRVGTFPGGSVYVPEGAEVTLTPGTREGSDTHIYVENLETAELTAGSPIVMADGLITMKTAFASGGSAKAVVVQGGELKDHKSVAFPGVHVGLPPVTDKDRVDIEFGQEIGVDMLAASFVASGDSMRQIKRLVPGVPVIAKIESALGYQNLDEILEEAYGTMVARGDLGVELRFEMVPRAQKTILSRTNAKARVSITATEMLESMTHSPRPTRAEVTDVSSAVLDGTDAVMLSAETAVGEYPIRAVEAMDRICREAEASPEYGRGPEIEFLEDEARFASATAAACVDAANNLGLEAICAFTESGSTARLLSKYRPKADIYAFTAVDATYRRMAIYAGVTPMHFGRVDSTDDMIMGAEKVLLGEGIVMEGQGVVMAAGIPPNQAASTNLMKLHYVGSSARGVPGSR is encoded by the coding sequence GTGAAGCGCAAGACGAAGATCATCGCGACGCTCGGGCCGGCCGTCGCGACGAGAGAGCGCATCGTCGAGTTGGTGCAAGCCGGCATGGACGTCGCCCGTCTCAACTTCTCCCACGGCACGCACGAGGCCCACCTCCAGCTGTTCAACTGGGTGCGTGAGGCCTCCGACGACGTCGGCCGGCCGGTGGCCATCCTGCAGGACATCTCGGGCCCGGGAGTCCGCGTCGGCACCTTCCCCGGCGGCTCCGTCTACGTGCCCGAGGGCGCCGAAGTGACGCTGACCCCGGGCACCCGAGAGGGCTCGGACACTCACATCTACGTCGAGAACCTCGAGACGGCCGAGCTGACGGCAGGCTCGCCCATCGTCATGGCAGACGGGCTCATCACGATGAAGACGGCGTTCGCCAGCGGAGGGTCGGCCAAGGCCGTCGTGGTCCAGGGCGGCGAGCTCAAGGACCACAAGTCGGTCGCCTTTCCCGGGGTGCACGTCGGCTTGCCCCCGGTGACCGACAAGGACCGGGTCGACATCGAGTTCGGGCAGGAGATCGGGGTCGACATGCTGGCCGCCTCATTCGTCGCCTCCGGAGACTCGATGCGCCAGATCAAGCGCCTCGTTCCCGGCGTTCCCGTCATCGCCAAGATCGAGAGCGCCCTCGGCTATCAGAACCTCGACGAGATCCTCGAGGAGGCGTACGGCACCATGGTCGCCAGAGGCGATCTCGGCGTCGAGCTCCGCTTCGAGATGGTTCCCCGTGCCCAGAAGACCATCCTCTCGCGGACGAACGCCAAGGCCAGGGTTTCGATCACCGCAACCGAGATGCTCGAGTCGATGACCCACTCGCCGCGGCCCACCCGCGCCGAGGTGACAGACGTGTCGAGCGCCGTGCTGGACGGCACCGACGCCGTCATGCTGTCGGCCGAGACCGCGGTCGGGGAGTACCCGATCCGCGCCGTCGAGGCAATGGACCGGATATGCAGGGAGGCGGAGGCGAGCCCCGAGTACGGGAGGGGGCCCGAGATCGAGTTCCTGGAGGACGAGGCGCGGTTCGCATCGGCGACGGCGGCCGCCTGCGTCGACGCCGCCAACAACCTGGGGCTCGAGGCGATCTGCGCCTTCACCGAGTCGGGGAGCACCGCCCGACTGCTCTCGAAGTACCGGCCCAAGGCGGACATCTACGCATTCACCGCGGTCGACGCCACCTACCGCCGCATGGCGATCTATGCGGGGGTCACCCCGATGCACTTCGGACGCGTCGACTCGACGGACGACATGATCATGGGGGCCGAGAAGGTCCTCCTCGGCGAAGGGATCGTCATGGAGGGGCAAGGCGTCGTCATGGCCGCAGGGATCCCTCCGAACCAGGCCGCCTCGACGAATCTCATGAAGCTCCACTACGTCGGCTCGTCGGCCCGCGGGGTGCCGGGCAGCAGGTGA